The region AAACAAGAAGCCCATTTGTTACTTCAGGGATTAGAATTGGTTCACCAGCATTAACTGCAAGAGGAATGAAAGAGGAAGAGTTTACGTTTATAGCAAATAAAATTTGTGATGTATTAGATGATATCAACAACACAGACTTACAAGCTAAGATTAAACAAGAACTTAAAGAGTTAGCTAGGGATTTTGTAATTTACAGCAAATCTACTTACTAATTACTAGCAAATATGTAAGCTAAAGTGGTATAATATATACTAACTTTAGCTTATAATTTGGAAGGTATATGAAAGATAGCTTATCTTTAGAAAATGAAAACTATAAAAAAATTGAAAAAGTAATAAGATATATCGACGAAAACTTTAAAGAGCAACCTACAATAGATGAAATCTCAGAATATATTGGAATGAGTAAATATCATCTTATAAGAGTATTCAAAGAGTATGTGGGAGTAACTCCAATACAATTTCTACAATCAGTTACACTAAACTACGCAAAAGAACATTTAAAAGAATCAAAATCAATATTAGACAGCTCATTAGATATTGGATTATCAAGTACAAGCAGACTTCATGATTTATTTGTAAATATTATTGGAGTAACACCAAAAGAGTATAAAGAACTAGGAAAAAATGTAGATATCACCTATGGATATGGTTCTACACCTTTTGGGGAAGCTTTAATTGGTTTTACAAAAAGAGGTGTAAGTTATTTAGGCTTTATAGATGACAATAAAGAAACAATATTTAAAAGATTTAAAGAGATTTGGGCAAAAGCAAATCTAATAAATGATGATGAAAAAGCAAAAGAGTATCTTGATAAAATTTTTGTAAAAAAAGAGAAGTTTGATCTTTATGTAAAAGGGACGAATTTTCAAATAAATATTTGGAAAGCTTTACTAAATATCCCAAGTGGAACAATAGCTAGTTACCAAGATATTGCAAATAGTATAAACAAACCTAAAGCAGCCAGAGCAGTTGCAAGTGCAATTGGCTCAAATCACATAGGATTTTTAATTCCTTGTCATAGAGTGTTGGCAAAATCTGGTGCTATGAGTGGTTATAGATGGGGAATAGAAAGAAAGAAAATCTTAGTTGCCTATGAAGCAATGAAGAGCAAAGACTCTTAAGGTTTATCCCCTTTGAGTCTGTGCGAAATAGAATATATTACTGGCAGATAGATAAGATTTAAAATAGTTCCCCACAAAAGACCAAATCCTAGACCAATAGCAATAGGTTGGAAAATAACAGCTTGACCTGTTGGGAAGAAAATTAGTGAACTCATACCAATCAAAGTTGTAACTGTTGTAAGAATAATTGGTCTAAATCTTTTTGTTGCCCTATAAAATACATCATGTAAAGTTTTTGCTTTTTTCAAATATGTCATCATAATAATTCCATCATTAATAACAACTCCGGCAAGTCCCAATGCTCCAATAATTGATGGCATAGATAGATTTAGTCCCATAAGCTTATGCCCTAATAAAACACCTAGAAGTGAAAATGGAATAACACTCATCAAAATAAAAGTTTCCCTAAACGAGTTAAATAAATATAACATAGAAAGCATAATTAATATAATAGTAAGTCCTGAAGCTAGTAGCATATCATTTCTAAGACTTTTTTGTTTTTCAGCTTCCCCTTTAAAGATTAGTTTTACACCATTTTCTTTTATTTTATCTAGAGTTGGTTGTATCTTTTCAATCACTTCATTTGCTGTTATTATTTCTGGATTTACATTTGCAAAGATATAGAAGTTTCTTTCGGCATCATCTTTTATAAGTTGTTCAAACCCTTTTATAATATTGAAATCCACTACTTGATTTAAAGCTACAAAAGTTCCATCACTAAGTGGTATTTCCATATTTTTAAAGTTTTCATAATCATCTTTATTTATACTTTCTATTTTTATATCAAGCATATCTGTATCATCAAAAGATACAGCTTTTTTCTTTGATAAATACATATTTGATAAAAATGAACCAATAGTAGCCTCATCTAAACCTAATTGTTCCCCATAAGCATTTACTTTTAATTTTACTTCATCCACACCAAATTTAAGTGAATTTGATAAAGATTTTATACCTTTCATTCCCTTAAGTTCATTTTGTAAAGTATTGATTGAGTTAATGATTTTTTCATTATCATTTGACACAAGACCAATTTTTATATCTGCTTTAATAGGTCCAACTTTCCTTTCTAAAACAACTATTTCATTTAGGTTGTATTTAGTTTTGTAGTCATTATCTTTTAAAAATTGACTAAGTTCACTAGATATTTGTGTTGATTTTTTGGTTCTTACTCTTCCCTCATCATCATAATACAAACTAAGATAAGGAGTAACATATTTATCTAAAAAGTTAACATCTTTTGTTTTTTGTAGTTCAACTGTCATATACATAACATAAGGATAGTTTTCAGTATTATTTCCTGTATCTCTTCTAAAACCAGCCACTGAGTCTATACTTCTA is a window of Halarcobacter sp. DNA encoding:
- a CDS encoding methylated-DNA--[protein]-cysteine S-methyltransferase encodes the protein MKDSLSLENENYKKIEKVIRYIDENFKEQPTIDEISEYIGMSKYHLIRVFKEYVGVTPIQFLQSVTLNYAKEHLKESKSILDSSLDIGLSSTSRLHDLFVNIIGVTPKEYKELGKNVDITYGYGSTPFGEALIGFTKRGVSYLGFIDDNKETIFKRFKEIWAKANLINDDEKAKEYLDKIFVKKEKFDLYVKGTNFQINIWKALLNIPSGTIASYQDIANSINKPKAARAVASAIGSNHIGFLIPCHRVLAKSGAMSGYRWGIERKKILVAYEAMKSKDS